The Chrysemys picta bellii isolate R12L10 chromosome 12, ASM1138683v2, whole genome shotgun sequence genome has a segment encoding these proteins:
- the LOC101937406 gene encoding zinc finger protein RFP-like, with the protein MGQDGPGDQRLLGASRLQQRGLGVQAAMAAPDPVECLQKEVSCSICLDYFTDPVSIDCGHNFCRDCIRQCSKKSEAKLSCPQCRGMALKRTFRPSRELANVAEIAKRLSCQAAQGAGRERVCENHQEGLKLFCEEDQSPICLICRESRAHRFHTVAPIEEAIQDYKEQIQMQLQTLKEERRKLLGFKVTGERRSQEYLEQTKTQRCKILSEFEQLRHLLEEQERLLLAQLGELEKEIVNWQNGSVAKLSEEISHLSELISELEKKYQQPVSEFLQDIRSTLIRCKVGDFQQPLEIFPDVEKRLSNFSQKNIVLKETLRKFKDSLPSELEVEWVNVTLDPDTANPHLVLTEDRKSVRWEDTPQDLPDNPERFDTYCCVLGQEGFTSGRNDWEVHLGQQGFWTVGITRESVWRKGWISLDPAQGIWAVGLCGGQYRAYPDTLLPLSRRPGKIRVSLDYERGQVAFFDVDNEAPIFTFHPASFNGERILPFFWVWESQLTLCP; encoded by the exons ATGGGGCAGGATGGTCCGGGAGATCAGAGGCTGCTAGGAGCGAGCAGGCTCCAGCAGAGAGGCCTGGGAGTACAG gcagccatggcaGCCCCGGATCCTGTGGAGTGTTTGCAAAAAGAAGTTTCTTGTTCCATCTGTCTGGATTATTTTACTGACCCGGTGTCTATCGATTGTGGGCACAACTTCTGCCGCGACTGCATCAGGCAGTGCTCGAAGAAATCGGAGGCCAAActctcctgccctcagtgcagaggcATGGCCCTGAAGAGAACATTCAGGCCCAGCCGGGAGTTAGCAAATGTGGCCGAAATAGCCAAACGGCTGAGTTGCCAGGCTGCCCAAGGGGCTGGAAGGGAGAGGGTGTGTGAGAACCACCAGGAGGGTCTGAAACTGTTCTGTGAGGAGGATCAAAGCCCCATCTGTCTGATCTGCAGAGAGTCCCGCGCTCACAGATTTCACACTGTGGCTCCCATAGAGGAAGCTATCCAGGACTACAAG GAACAAATCCAGATGCAATTGCAGACTCTGAAAGAAGAGAGAAGAAAGCTCCTGGGGTTTAAAGTGACTGGAGAGAGGAGAAGCCAGGAATATCTG GAACAGACGAAAACCCAGAGGTGCAAGATCTTGTCTGAATTTGAGCAGTTGCGCCATCTACTGGAGGAACAAGAGCggctcctgctggcccagctgggaGAGCTGGAGAAGGAGATTGTGAACTGGCAGAATGGGAGTGTCGCCAAACTCTCGGAGGAGATTTCCCATCTCAGTGAGCTGATCAGTGAGTTAGAGAAGAAGTATCAGCAGCCAGtgagtgaattcctgcag GACATCAGAAGCACCTTGATCAG GTGCAAGGTGGGGGACTTCcagcagccactggagatttTTCCAGATGTGGAAAAGAGACTCAGCAATTTCTCTCAAAAAAATATTGTTCTGAAGGAGACACTGAGGAAATTCAAAG ATTCTCTGCCGTCTGAATTGGAGGTGGAATGGG tgaatgtgactctggatccggACACGGCAAATCCCCACCTCGTCCTGACTGAGGATCGGAAAAGCGTACGGTGGGAGGACACGCCTCAGGATCTGCCCGACAATCCTGAGAGATTTGATACGTACTGCTGCGTGCTGGGCCAGGAGGGATTCACCTCGGGGAGGAACGACTGGGAAGTgcacctggggcagcagggattctggaCTGTCGGGATCACCCGAGAATCTGTGTGGAGAAAGGGATGGATCAGTCTGGACCCCGCccaggggatctgggctgtggggctctgtGGGGGACAGTACCGGGCTTACCCCGACACCCTGCTTCCTCTGAGTAGGAGGCCTGGGAAGATCCGAGTTTCTCTGGACTACGAAAGGGGGCAGGTGGCTTTTTTTGATGTTGATaacgaggccccgatcttcactttccatCCTGCCTCTTTCAATGGGGAGAGAATCCTCCCTTTCTTCTGGGTCTGGGAATCCCAGCTCACGCTGTGTCCCTGA
- the LOC101937139 gene encoding uncharacterized protein LOC101937139 — translation MRGPRSKRSPAWSRREVLDLLGLWGEEAVQAQLQSSRRNADVYEKISRDMVEKGYQRDLLQCRVKAKELRLAYQKAREANGRSGAAQTCPFYKELHAILCDDPTPKSRLESSEESESQGTAGSGESELLDEEEEETNWRQASGGSIVRGSQELFVTPEQSSQLQHCSMAGHDAGEGTSARSAAWGSPSTLSAGLFQIRRRPKRTRADAPHETMNASGRADTEPRTAVSEKMDVMSRVQAKETERAMQQEVLGILKEQTDILRRLLDLQERYFKSRLPLQPLQNSTLTSPYFPSPPRTHSTWRRGPMQYPIHSIPGEGEWTPSRPYTDV, via the exons atgcGGGGTCCACGCTCCAAACgctctcctgcctggagtagGCGGGAGGTGTTGGATCTCcttggcctgtggggagaagaggctgtgcaggcacagctccaatccagccGTAGAAATGCGGAtgtctatgagaagatctctcgGGACATGGTGGAGAAGGGCTACCAGAGGGACCTGCTGCAGTGTCGCGTGAAAGCAAAGGAGCTGCGGCTcgcgtaccagaaggcaagggaggcgaACGGTCGCTCTGGTGCAGCACAGACGTGCcccttttacaaagagctgcatgctaTCCTCTGCGATGACCCCACCCCCAAGAGCCGCCTGGAGTCCTCGGAGGAGTCAGAGTCCCAGGGCACCGCAGGCAGTGGTGAGTCGGAGCtgctggatgaggaagaggaggagacgAATTGGAGACAGGCGAGCGGGGGATCCATTGTCCGggggagccaggagctgtttgTAACCCCGGAGCAGTCCAGCCAGTTGCAGCACTGCAGCATGGCTGGCCATGATGCTGGGGAGGGTACCTCTG CCAGGAGCGCGGCCTGGGGCTCTCCCTCCACACTGTCGGCGGGGCTCTTCCAGATAAGACGAAGGCCGAAGAGAACACGCGCCGACGCGCCTCATGAGACAATGAACGCCTCTGGGAGGGCGGACACCGAGCCAAGGACTGCTGTCTCAGAAAAAATGGATGTTATGAGCAGGGTGCAAGCCAAGGAGACTGAGCGTGCCatgcagcaggaggtgctggggattCTGAAGGAACAAACAGACATTTTGAGGCGTCTGCTTGACCTTCAGGAGCGATACTTTAAGTCTCgactccctctgcagcccctccagAACAGCACTCTAACATCGCcctacttcccctccccccctcgcaCACATTCCACTTGGCGTAGGGGCCCAATGCAGTATCCCATCCACTCAATCCCCGGGGAGGGTGAATGGACTCCCAGCCGTCCATACACTGACGTGTGA